ATAATTAACAACCAGCGTATCGCAGGGGAGGGGGAAAAGGAGGATCAGGCGGCCGGGTACGCTTTCGAGGCGGTAGAGGCTGTCCGGGAGCGGATGGCCGCGGCAGAGCAGTTCCAGGCTGGAGGCAACTACATATTTGTGCGACAGTTGCAGCACCCGGCCGCTGACAGCGGGCGCCAGGGTATCGCTGGTTGAGGAGACCCGTTCCAGTGCGCGCAGCGGCGAGGAGCAAAGAAAGAAAATCAGTGCCTGGATTCCCGCGCTCAACAGGTGCTTTTTCCGAACCCGGACTCTCATTGTCCACCATCCAGCTCGATCCTGTGCACGGCGAGTTCGGTTTCCGACAATACGAAGAATCCCCTGCTGCCGCCGCAGATATCCACGGGTTCGGGGATACTCGCGTCCATTTCTGTCAGCCCGCCGGTCCATGCGTCCAGGCGGAACAGACCGCCGGCGGAGGTTAGAAGAGCGAGCACGGTGTTATCGCCGGAACCGGCGGCGGCCATCGCGATTACCTCCCCCGGCAGGCCTGGATCAACGCTCACGCTCCGGCTCCTTCGGCCGAACAGGGTGACGACAGTCAGGTGGGGAGTGTCGCGCCAGAGGAGGTAGAGCCGCTGCCCCGACGGCCCGAGGGCTATCCGCAACGGCTCGGCGCTGGTCCGGCCCTCGCCCGGCGGAAAACTCCACAGTGGCTGACCTGAGTCATCGAGCAGGTGGATCAGCCCGGAGGCGCGGTCGTAGACGACAAACTGACCGCCGGCGGCCAGTTCCAGAATCACCGGGTCGACTGCGAACGACAGCTCGATTGCGCCGCGCAGCTCACCGCGGTAATCGACCCGCCAGACCCTGCGCGTTCCCCGGTCGGTGAGGTAGACATAGAACCCGTCGGGACGGCTGAGCCAGGCCGGATCGATAAATGTCTGGCCGGTCTCGCTCCCGTCGATTTTCCACAGCGTCCGCCCGGTAGAAGGGTCGATACGGCCGAGCAGAGCCTGGCCGCGGTCGAGCACGAACAGGCTGCCGTCATCCCCGGCGCTGATACTCAGCCGGCTGCCGTCAGCAAAACCAGCCAAATGAACCGGCTCCGCTCCGAGGACGGATATAACGGTCCGTGAGAGAAGAGCCAGCGCAATCCAGATTTGAACCAGTGAATTCCGCATGTGCTCAAGCTTGGAAGCAGGCGATGCGAATGTCAACAAAAAAGGCGAGGCTGCCGGGCAAGCGGGTAAAGCGCTTGACCCCACTCGTATCGGACGTCTAAATTGACTACCAGCCATCGGGGAGGAAAAGTTCATTGCGCTGGAATTCCACAAAATACCGGAGCGGTAAGCCATGTTCACGATGAAGGGTTTTGAAAAAGTCACGTTCCCGAAGGAATTCCTCTGGGGTGCGGCGGCCAGCGCGTACCAGGTGGAGGGCAACAATACGAAAAACCAGTGGTACCGTTTCGAGCAGGAGGAGGGGGCGATCGAAAATGGCGACCGCTGCGGAATGTCGACAAACCACTACGAGCTGTTCGAGCAGGATTTCGAGCTGGCAAAAGAGTTGAACCACAACACGCACCGGCTGGGGATCGAATGGAGCAGGCTCTGCCCGGAATCCCCGGACAGGTTCGATGAGGACGAGATCGAGCATTACCGCAAAGTGTTCGAGGCGCTGAAAGAGCGCAACCTGACCGTATTCCTGACCCTGCATCATTTCACCGAGCCGCTGTGGTTTGCCGACGCGGGCAGTTTCACCCGTCCCGGCGCGGAGCATGATTTCGCGAAATATGTTTCCCGGGTGGCGCGGGAGTTCGGCGGGATGGTGGATTTCTGGATCCCGTTCAACGAGCCTCAGGTAGCGCTTTGCGGGTGGCTGTGGGGCGATTTCCCTCCCCGCAAGTACAGCTTGGAGGAAACCTGCCGCGAATGCGCGGGCCGTCTGCGGGGCTACGCCGCCGCGCGGGAAGTTATCCGCAAGCATGACCCGCAAGCTCAGGTCGGGCAGGTGATGGCGGTCAGCGCGTTCTACCCCTCGCGGATCAACGACTTCCTCGATAACCACTACGCTGCTCTGTTCGACTACCTGTGGAATGAATGCTGGATCGAGGGCTGCACCACCGGTTGGATCCGCTTTCCGCTGATCGGCGAGGACGTTTTCCTGCCTGAACTCAGGGACAGTTGCGACTACTGGGGCGTGAATTTCTATACCGACCAGCGGGTGGACAGCCGCGACCGGCTGGGTATGTGCAAACCCCTGCCATCGCAGAAAGTGACCCAGATGGACTGGAGCTGGGAACCCGAAGGCTATTGGCGGGCAATCGAGCGTTTCCATCGGCTGGGCAAGCCGCTTTACCTCACTGAAAACGGAATCGGTACGCTGGACGACCGCGAGCGGGTGCGGTTCATGTTCGAGCATCTCCGGGTGGTGGCCCATGCGCTGGACCAGGGGTTCGACATCCGCGGCTACCTTCACTGGTCCCTGCTCGACAATTTCGAGTGGGCCTGCGGCTACCGTCCCCGCTTCGGCCTGGTCCATGTCGACTACGAGACGTTCGAGCGGACAGTAAAACCCAGCGGCCGGTTCCTGGCCGAAGTTATCGAAGCCGGGGGGATGAGCCGCGAGCTGGTGGAGAAATACCTTCCCGCCGAGTTCCGCTATTGAGACCGACTCACTCCGACCAAGCGAGGGCTGATTGAGCGAGACGAATGTCAGCACGGAAAAACTGGAGTTCCGTGGCGGACCGCTGGTAAGCGTGCTGCCGATAGCAGTGTTCCTGGCCTGGACCATGTACCTGGTGGTCCGTGGGGCGGTGGTCGAGCAGGGGATGATAATCGCCGCGATGGCCGGGATATCTCTGGGGATGGTATTCGTCCGCGATCCGGCGGCTTACAGCGAGCGGGTGTTCAGCCTGATGGCGAACAGGATTGCGACTGTGGCGGTGGTCTGCTGGATCTGGGCCGGGGCGTTCAGCTCGATTTTGGCAGACAGCGGGCTGGTGGAGGCGATGATCTGGCTGAGCTGGAAGATGGGCCTGTCGGGAGCGGCGTTTACGCTGGCCGTGTTCGTCTCGGCATCACTGTTCGCGGTCACTATCGGTACCGGGCTGGGTACAGTGGTCGGTTTCACCTCGGTGATGTATCCGGCGGGAATCGTGCTGGGCGCTCACCCCGGAGCGCTGATGGGTGCGATCCTCTCGGGCGCGGCATTCGGCGATAACCTGGCTCCGGTCAGCGACACGACCATTGTCAGCGCCGCCACCCAGGAAACCGACGTCGGCGGAGTGGTGCGCTCACGGCTGAAATATTCCCTGCTGGCAGGCGCTGTCGCCGCCGTGCTGCTGTATGCGTTCGGAGCGGGNNNNNNNNNNGCGGGAGAGCAGAGCGCAGCCGACAGCGCCAGAGTTACGGCGTTGCTGGAGGAGACCGCCGATCCCCGGGCCTTGCCGATGCTGATTCCGGCGGCGCTGGTATTCATTTTCGCGGTCAGCGGTGTTCACTTCCTGGCCGCGCTGAATATCGGTATTGTCTCGGCGCTGGTGATCGGTCCGCTGTTCGGCGTGTTCGGTCTGGAAAGGGTGTTCCATATCACCGCCGAGGGTTCGGTGGCCGGCAGCGCGGTGGACGGGGCGATGGCGATGCTGCCAGTTTCGGTCCTGACCCTGCTGCTGGTGACCGCCAACGGCTTGATGGAAGCCGGCGGGTTCCTGGACAGGGTCCTTCGGGCCCTGCAGAACGGAATCGCCCGGACAGTCCGGGGAGCGGAAACCGCGGTGGTGGTGTTGATCTCGCTGGCGAACCTGTTCGTGCCGGTGAACACGATCGCGATGGTTGCTGTGGGACCGCTGGCCGCCCGTCTGCGGAAACCGCACAATATTCACCCCTACCGGATAGCCAACCTGCTGGATACGATCTCATGCAGTTTTCCGTTTCTGCTGCCCTACGCCGCGGTAATCGTGGCCGCGATGGCGATTCACCGCGAACTGGCCGAGTCGTTCCCGTTCGTGCCCGTGCTGGGCTGGAAGCAAATGGCGCCTTATGTTTTCTACAGCATGGCGCTGTTCGTGGTGATGGTGGTCTCGGTGGTGACAGGCTTCGGCAGGAAACGGGGTTGAGTTATTACGAGATTTGAAAAAGTCTCGATCAGCGGCGGCCGGCGCGCGTCCATGGGGCGCGCGGCACGGCAGTGCCGCCTGCGCTGGCCAGCGCAGGCGCCGGCCGCCCGGGTGAGCACACAATTTCCATTTCCTTTAACAATCCGATAAAAGCCAGGGTAAGCACTTGATGAATTCCAGGGATAGAGTGATCGCCGCTGTCGAGCACCGCACACCCGACCGGGTTCCGGTTGATTTCGGAGCGTCCCGCCAGACAGGGATCATGGCCGGAGCGTACAGCGGGTTGAAACAGTATCTTGGCATCGAAAGCGGCGAGACATTCGTTTTCGATCTCTACCAGATGCTGGCCGAGATTGAGGCGCCGGTGCGCGAGCGGATGGGTTCCGATGTGGTTGCGCTCAGAAACCTGGAAGGGGCCTTAGGAGTTCCGAACGTCGGGCGCAAGGATTGGAGTCTTGCTGACGGCACCCCGGTGACAGTTTCCGGGGCGTTCCAGCCGGTGGAGGATGAAAAGGGTGATTTGTTTATCGTCGGGAGTAATGGGGAGAAGATCGCGCAGATGCCTTCCGGCGGGCTCTATTTCGACAGGCTCCTCAAGGGCCCCGGCGCGGCGCATGTGGACCCGGAGCAATGGTGTATCCCGGCACTGCCCGAGGAGAACCTGAGATATCTGCAGGATCAGGCGGAGTTCTGGCGGGCGAACAGCGATTACGCGGTAATCGGTGAACTACCCGCGGTGGAGTTGTTTTACGGGTTAGGTCATTGCGGGTTCGATGACTGGATGGTGAGCCTGATAACCGAGCAGGAGTACGTACGCGAGCTCTACGAGAAAGCGCTCGAGGGCATGTGCGCCAATTTCGACCTGTTCCACGAGGCGGTGGGGGATAAAATCGACATCGCCAAATTCAGTGATGATTTCGGGATGCAGAGCAGCGAGTTCGCCTCGCCGGAGTTGATGCGCGAGCTGGTGCTGCCGTACTATCAGCGTTATATCGAGCATATCAAAAAACGCAACCCCGCGGTAAAAATTTTCCAGCACTGCTGCGGTTCAATTTTCAACATTCTCGGCGACATGATCGAGACCGGGGTTGAGATAATCAACCCCGTGCAGACCAGCGCGGAGAACATGGAACCCGAGCGGCTGAAAGCGACATACGGCGGCAGGGTTTGCTTCTGGGGCGGGGGAGTGGAGAACCAGCGCGTGCTGCAGTTCGGGACTGCGGAGGAGGTGCGGGAGCAGGCCCGGCAAAGGCTGGATATTTTCTCGCCCGGCGGTGGGTTCGTGTTCGCCACGATCCACAACATTCAGCACGGCACGCCCCCGGAGAATATCGTGGCGGCGTTCGACACGGCGCGCGAGTTCGGGGGCTAGGGCTGAATCACGGGGCCGCCATGAAAAAAAGGCGGGACCGCATCTGGAGTTTTCCTCCAGCGGCCCCGCCGGGCAAATTCCCCGCCACGGGGAATTTTTACCGATTCAAGCATTTTTATATCAAATAACCGAGGGCAGCATTTCCGCTCTTACTGCAATCCCGTGCTGCCGAACCCGCCCTCGCCGCGCGGGGACTCTTCCAGGTTCTCCACCCGGACCAGCTCGGCGCTTGCCACCGGCTGGATCAGCATCTGGGCGATCCGCATCCCCTGCTCCACCGTGAAATCGGCGCCGCTCAGGTTCTGCAGCACAACCTTGACCTCGCCGCGGTAGCCGGAGTCGATCACCCCGGCCAGGCAGTGGATCCCGTGTTTGGCGGCCAGGCCGCTGCGGTCCCAGACCAAGCCGACATGGCCGGCGGGGATCGCCAGGCGAAGGCCGGTGGGGGCCATCACGCGCGCGCCCGCGGGGATAACCATCTCCTGGGAGGCGCGAAGGTCGAACCCGGCGTCCCCGGGGTGGGCGTAACTCGGCGGCTCGATACCCCCGGCATTCAACTGAAAAGGAACGGTCAGCTTACACTCCACCTCATCCCCCGCGGATAAATGTCTCCGGGAAATACTCCCGGCTGATTTTTTCGTATCGTTTCAGCGTCTTCATCGATGTGCGTTTCAGCGGCCTCCCGTTGACCGGCCCCTCGCCATGGCGTGGAGGGACATAGCCCTGGATCCGGTATCTCCTGGCCCCCGAAAGCTCCCGGCCGATCGCGTGCATGTCTTCCTCGCGATGCCAGTCCTCGACAATGGTCGTGCGGAACTCGTAGTCCACCCCCGACTCGGTGATCAATTTCACGCTCTCGACAATTTTATTCCGCTCGAGCGTCCGGCAGCCGCTGATCTCTGCATAACGGGCAAGCGGTGCCTTGTAATCCATCGCCACATAGTCCACCTGAGTCAGAGCGCTGCTCAGGATTTCGGGCATCGAGCCGTTGGTGTCGAGTTTGACCCTGAATCCCAGGTCCCTGACGCGTGAGATCAGGTCAAGCAGCTGCGGGTGGAGGGTCGGTTCGCCGCCGGAGATACATACCGAGTCCACCCACTGCACGCGGCTGGCCAGCAGGGTCTGTTCCAGGCGGCTCCAGGCGATAAAGTTTTTCTGGGGTTCGGCCAGCACGGTGTTGTGGCAGAAAAAACACCGCATGTTGCACCCGGAAATGAACATCACCCGGCACATCCGTCCCGGGTAATCGATCAGGCTGGGTTTTTTTAGCAGGGCGTATACCGGGCTGAGGTCTTCCCCGGTCTGTTCGATTCTGTTCTGGACAGTCTGCTGTTCCATCTATCTCCGGACCTTTACCGCCATCGACGCCAGCGCCGTATCGAGCACGCTCAGGATCGTATCGGGTTTGATCACACCCCCGGAACCGTAATCCGTTTCGAGAGCCAGGTAGGTATCGACAGTCTCTTCGCCATTGCCGACAGGCTGTTTGTACGCCACGGGCGCCAGCTTGTCGCCGTCTGTGGAGAACACCATGAAACCGGGTATGCGCTGAGGGTTGAGAGTCTCGCACTGGCAGAACCGAACCAGCCCCTCGGCCGTACCCATGTCGTAATAAGTGAACTCGAAATCAGTGTATGGTTTTTCGTCCAGAATTTTGCTCAGCCGCTTTTTTAGCACGTCGCACTTGTCGCAACCCTGTTTGCCGAACACGGCAAGCTGAAAATTCTTCATCCGGTTAACTCCCATGCGCTTTATTTAGTTACAAGCTCGCTGCTGTCGGCGCAGACCCGGTAGTCGCCCTGATGACGGGAGACCAGTTCACCCTCGCGTTTACTTCTGTTCCAGTTTTCGATCTTGCTGAAATAACCCACCACCCTGGTTTCGCCGTAAACCTTGTCGCTGCCGCAGGAGGGGCACGTTTCGCTCAAGCCCCGGCTGATCTCGGTGCAGTCAGTGCAGAACGTGAACTCGGGGCTGATCGTGAGTTGAGCGCTCTGGGTCCGGAAGAACGTGTCGCGCACGAGGCGGTAGATCGTCTGCGGATCGGGCTGCTCCTCGCCGACAAACGCATGTGTTATCGCGCCGCTCTCGATCATCGAGTGGAACCGCGCCTGCATGCGGATCCGCTCCACCATATCCACCGGCGCATCGGCCGCCAGGTGCACGGAGTTGGTGTAATAGACAGTGTCGTTCTCGATCGAGCCTTTGACCACGGTGGCCGCCTGCCGGTTGAAATAGATCAGGTCGGTCTTGGCCAGCCGTCGCGTGGCGCTTTCGGCCGGAGTCTCCTCGAGGGTCACTTTCAGACGGTGTTTTTCGGCCAGCTTGCGGGCCTTGAGAAACATCGCCGCGATAATCCGCAGGCCCTGTTCGATTGCCTCCTCGTCCTCATGCAGCTGCTTGCCGGAAATATACTGGACCGCGTCGTTGAGCCCGATCAGGCCGATAATGTAGGTGGCCTCGTCAATATCCACGTAAGGTGTGCCGTCCATGCTCGGTTTGCCGATCTGCCACAGCGGTCTCCCCGGGCCTTCCGCCATCCGGCCGATATTGCTCCGCTTCTGCAGGTGGGCCTCCATCGCGATATCCATCATGTCGAGCGCCTCCTCGATCAGGCCCTCGACAGTTTTCGCACCCCTCTTTTCCGCCCGGTAGGCAGCCTGGGGGATATTGATTGTCACGTTCTGGAAGCCGCAGAACCGCATGCTCTCAGGATGCATCAGCATGTAGTTGTCATCGATCGTGGTCCGCAGGCGGCAGCAGGCGCTGAGCGTCACCTCGTCCCGGTCGAACACGAAATAAGTGGAGCCGTTGCGGCTGGCCAGTTCGCAGGCCTCGTCCAGCAGCTTGCGCTGCTCCGGGTCGCGGAAAGAGTCCTCGTTGATATGGAAATCGCACTTGGGGAACTCGAACACCTTGCCGTAACGGTCGCCCTCGCCGAAAACCTCCAGCAGCGCGCTGGTGAACTCGCGGGCGGTTTGCTCGTAGTCCCGGTAGGTGACAATCCGCTCGCCGCGCTGGTCGAGGTCCTTGCCTGCGGCCGGGTCGATTTCGACCGCGCCGGTCTTTTCGTTCAGGATTTCGCGGTAGACCGCCCGTCCGCCGTTTTCCCCGCTCAGGCTCAGTTCCATCAGGTTGTGGCCGCAGCTGTCCCTGACCCCGGTGGTTCCCTCCTCCAGCGCCACGGTGCCGCCGCCGGGCAGGGCCAGCATGTACTTGCCTCCCGGTCCCACGGCTGGCACATCGGCCAGGTAGCGCGGCACGCCGGAGTGGATGTTATAGTCCAGGAACAGGGTCTGGCCGCCCCGGCTGAATGCGTTCTGGCTGCCGTTGAAGACAAGTTCCTGGGCGATCTGCTTGAGTTCGGTGCGGCTTTTGCCCTCCAGCAGAGGGGCGTAGAACACGTTGATGTAGCTGATCCCCAGCGCGCCGGCGTAATTGGCCTGCATCGAGGCCAGAAAAGTGTTCAGGTGCCCGGTCAGCACCGATGCGCTGCGGGCGGGCTTGCTTTCGGTATTCAGGTTTTCCAGCCCGGTGAGGCCGTATTTCTTGATATACTCCAGGCTGTGGCTGCTGCAGTAGACCCGGTGGGGGTAGCCGAGGTCGTGGACATGGATTGCACCGGTGTCGTGAGCCCGCTTGACCTCTGCCGAGTAAACATTTTCCAGCGCCCACTGCTTGAGCACCAGTTCGGCTATCGAGAGGTTGACCGCCTCGGGGTTGTTACTGACTATGTTGCTGTTCTCGGTGCTCTTGGCAAACATCAGCGTTTCGACAAACTCGCGGGGGACGGCGTAGATACTGAGGTCCTTGAGCTGCTCGCGCAGCCCCCGGCCGTAAAGCTCGTTGTTAACCAGTTCTCTGATCAGCGCGGTGTTGACCGTGCTGAAATCACCGCTGATGATCTGATTCTCGACCGACTTGGCCACCGCGTTGGCCAGCTCGACGCTGAGACCGGTTTCGCGGATCAGTTGCCGGACAATTTTCCCCCTGTCCCAGGGGTGCACCACCTCGTCGGTGATCGATTCGACCAGCAGCAGGCTGGCGTCGGTGACGTCCACGCTGCCGCCTCCCTCGTGGCGGACCCTGATCCTTTGCCGCGCGGTCTCGCGCATCTTGCGGTATCGCTTGTAGATCGCCACCACCTGCGGCATCCGGTTTTCGGCCAGCACGATCTCGACCAGGTCCTGCACGTCTTCGATCTCGGGAATCCGCTCGCCCTTGCCGTTGGGATATACGTAGTATTCGCTCTGCGGGTCGTCCAGGTAAGCGGCCACCTTGTCG
This genomic window from Candidatus Glassbacteria bacterium contains:
- a CDS encoding glycoside hydrolase family 1 protein, which gives rise to MFTMKGFEKVTFPKEFLWGAAASAYQVEGNNTKNQWYRFEQEEGAIENGDRCGMSTNHYELFEQDFELAKELNHNTHRLGIEWSRLCPESPDRFDEDEIEHYRKVFEALKERNLTVFLTLHHFTEPLWFADAGSFTRPGAEHDFAKYVSRVAREFGGMVDFWIPFNEPQVALCGWLWGDFPPRKYSLEETCRECAGRLRGYAAAREVIRKHDPQAQVGQVMAVSAFYPSRINDFLDNHYAALFDYLWNECWIEGCTTGWIRFPLIGEDVFLPELRDSCDYWGVNFYTDQRVDSRDRLGMCKPLPSQKVTQMDWSWEPEGYWRAIERFHRLGKPLYLTENGIGTLDDRERVRFMFEHLRVVAHALDQGFDIRGYLHWSLLDNFEWACGYRPRFGLVHVDYETFERTVKPSGRFLAEVIEAGGMSRELVEKYLPAEFRY
- a CDS encoding Na+/H+ antiporter NhaC family protein, which produces MSETNVSTEKLEFRGGPLVSVLPIAVFLAWTMYLVVRGAVVEQGMIIAAMAGISLGMVFVRDPAAYSERVFSLMANRIATVAVVCWIWAGAFSSILADSGLVEAMIWLSWKMGLSGAAFTLAVFVSASLFAVTIGTGLGTVVGFTSVMYPAGIVLGAHPGALMGAILSGAAFGDNLAPVSDTTIVSAATQETDVGGVVRSRLKYSLLAGAVAAVLLYAFGAGXXXAGEQSAADSARVTALLEETADPRALPMLIPAALVFIFAVSGVHFLAALNIGIVSALVIGPLFGVFGLERVFHITAEGSVAGSAVDGAMAMLPVSVLTLLLVTANGLMEAGGFLDRVLRALQNGIARTVRGAETAVVVLISLANLFVPVNTIAMVAVGPLAARLRKPHNIHPYRIANLLDTISCSFPFLLPYAAVIVAAMAIHRELAESFPFVPVLGWKQMAPYVFYSMALFVVMVVSVVTGFGRKRG
- a CDS encoding dUTP diphosphatase, giving the protein MTVPFQLNAGGIEPPSYAHPGDAGFDLRASQEMVIPAGARVMAPTGLRLAIPAGHVGLVWDRSGLAAKHGIHCLAGVIDSGYRGEVKVVLQNLSGADFTVEQGMRIAQMLIQPVASAELVRVENLEESPRGEGGFGSTGLQ
- a CDS encoding anaerobic ribonucleoside-triphosphate reductase activating protein; this encodes MEQQTVQNRIEQTGEDLSPVYALLKKPSLIDYPGRMCRVMFISGCNMRCFFCHNTVLAEPQKNFIAWSRLEQTLLASRVQWVDSVCISGGEPTLHPQLLDLISRVRDLGFRVKLDTNGSMPEILSSALTQVDYVAMDYKAPLARYAEISGCRTLERNKIVESVKLITESGVDYEFRTTIVEDWHREEDMHAIGRELSGARRYRIQGYVPPRHGEGPVNGRPLKRTSMKTLKRYEKISREYFPETFIRGG
- a CDS encoding anaerobic ribonucleoside-triphosphate reductase, whose translation is MPSTVPFVYFRKRNGTVVPFDPDKITNAVKKAAEAVSRQEGTPIDESRLAEVTDKVAAYLDDPQSEYYVYPNGKGERIPEIEDVQDLVEIVLAENRMPQVVAIYKRYRKMRETARQRIRVRHEGGGSVDVTDASLLLVESITDEVVHPWDRGKIVRQLIRETGLSVELANAVAKSVENQIISGDFSTVNTALIRELVNNELYGRGLREQLKDLSIYAVPREFVETLMFAKSTENSNIVSNNPEAVNLSIAELVLKQWALENVYSAEVKRAHDTGAIHVHDLGYPHRVYCSSHSLEYIKKYGLTGLENLNTESKPARSASVLTGHLNTFLASMQANYAGALGISYINVFYAPLLEGKSRTELKQIAQELVFNGSQNAFSRGGQTLFLDYNIHSGVPRYLADVPAVGPGGKYMLALPGGGTVALEEGTTGVRDSCGHNLMELSLSGENGGRAVYREILNEKTGAVEIDPAAGKDLDQRGERIVTYRDYEQTAREFTSALLEVFGEGDRYGKVFEFPKCDFHINEDSFRDPEQRKLLDEACELASRNGSTYFVFDRDEVTLSACCRLRTTIDDNYMLMHPESMRFCGFQNVTINIPQAAYRAEKRGAKTVEGLIEEALDMMDIAMEAHLQKRSNIGRMAEGPGRPLWQIGKPSMDGTPYVDIDEATYIIGLIGLNDAVQYISGKQLHEDEEAIEQGLRIIAAMFLKARKLAEKHRLKVTLEETPAESATRRLAKTDLIYFNRQAATVVKGSIENDTVYYTNSVHLAADAPVDMVERIRMQARFHSMIESGAITHAFVGEEQPDPQTIYRLVRDTFFRTQSAQLTISPEFTFCTDCTEISRGLSETCPSCGSDKVYGETRVVGYFSKIENWNRSKREGELVSRHQGDYRVCADSSELVTK